In Actinomycetota bacterium, a genomic segment contains:
- the pknB gene encoding Stk1 family PASTA domain-containing Ser/Thr kinase yields the protein MSDVRMLGDRYEIGEVIGRGGMAEVHEAHDVRLGRRVAIKILRPDLARDPDFQVRFRREAQSAAALNHPNIVAVYDTGEDRLDGEAGGAQVVVPYIVMEFVDGMTLRQLLSAGRRLLPERALEIASGVLSGLDYAHRHGIVHRDIKPANVMLTRTGDVKVMDFGIARVINESGISITASSAVMGTAQYLSPEQARGEVVDARSDLYSTGVLLYELLTGRPPFIGESAVSIAHQHVSEMPTPPSQIDNGVSPEIDLIVLAALAKRTDERYQTAGEFRADVERVIQGGPMTMAVPTMMASEHTQMLSPVEASGSAAYARYQQQQRRGRGGAFWAIAVVAIVGAVAAALFFVLPLLGGASTNKVSVPNLEGLTVESAQSLLSASNLSLGGQTTEVSDRPLGRIIAQLPASGESLEEGQAVNVTVSSGKEQVPVPLLVGLTSVDDARFALEEVGLQLGPVGEVDSKQPAGNVVSQTPGEGEQINVGSTVSIKIASSSVKVPSVIGSTEAQARSDIVQAGFDPQVIYQDTGADVAGTVLAQSPKAGAKLDRGSVVTITVGRIGPTPTPTVTEVPPPQIG from the coding sequence GTGAGCGACGTGCGCATGCTTGGTGATCGCTATGAAATTGGCGAGGTCATCGGGCGTGGAGGCATGGCCGAGGTGCATGAGGCGCACGATGTGCGCCTTGGACGAAGAGTCGCTATCAAGATCTTGCGTCCCGACCTTGCTCGTGACCCCGATTTCCAAGTTCGCTTTCGTCGCGAGGCACAATCAGCTGCAGCCTTGAACCACCCCAACATCGTCGCTGTGTACGACACTGGCGAGGACCGACTCGATGGTGAAGCCGGCGGCGCGCAGGTAGTCGTTCCGTACATCGTCATGGAATTCGTTGATGGCATGACCTTGCGTCAGCTGCTCTCCGCTGGACGTCGTCTACTGCCTGAACGGGCACTTGAAATCGCATCAGGCGTGCTCTCTGGTCTGGACTACGCACACCGCCACGGCATCGTCCATCGCGATATCAAGCCGGCAAACGTGATGCTCACTCGTACTGGTGACGTGAAGGTGATGGATTTCGGCATCGCTCGTGTCATCAACGAATCTGGCATCAGCATCACGGCCAGCTCGGCAGTCATGGGCACTGCGCAGTACCTGTCACCCGAGCAAGCCCGCGGTGAAGTGGTGGACGCGCGCAGCGATCTCTACTCAACTGGCGTACTGCTCTACGAGCTGCTCACTGGTCGCCCACCATTCATTGGCGAGTCCGCGGTGTCCATCGCCCACCAACATGTCTCCGAGATGCCAACACCTCCTTCACAGATCGACAATGGCGTCTCACCAGAGATTGATCTCATCGTCCTTGCAGCTTTGGCCAAGCGCACTGACGAGCGCTACCAGACTGCTGGTGAGTTCCGTGCCGATGTTGAGCGTGTGATTCAAGGCGGCCCGATGACTATGGCCGTGCCAACAATGATGGCCAGTGAGCACACGCAGATGCTCTCGCCAGTAGAAGCCTCCGGCAGCGCGGCCTACGCGCGGTACCAACAGCAACAGCGTCGTGGTCGCGGCGGTGCATTCTGGGCTATCGCAGTCGTCGCGATCGTCGGAGCCGTAGCCGCAGCCTTGTTCTTCGTCCTACCGCTACTTGGAGGCGCAAGCACGAACAAGGTCAGTGTTCCCAACCTCGAAGGCCTCACGGTCGAAAGCGCCCAATCCCTCCTGAGTGCTTCGAATCTCAGTCTCGGCGGTCAGACCACCGAGGTCTCAGACCGACCGCTCGGGCGCATCATCGCGCAACTGCCAGCATCGGGCGAATCACTTGAGGAGGGCCAGGCCGTAAATGTCACAGTCAGCAGTGGCAAGGAACAGGTTCCCGTTCCACTGTTGGTCGGCCTGACCTCCGTCGATGACGCGCGCTTCGCTCTGGAAGAAGTCGGGCTTCAACTTGGTCCCGTCGGCGAGGTGGATTCCAAGCAGCCTGCTGGAAACGTTGTGTCTCAAACGCCAGGTGAAGGTGAGCAGATCAACGTCGGCAGCACTGTGTCGATCAAGATCGCCTCGAGCAGTGTCAAGGTGCCTTCTGTTATCGGATCCACAGAAGCGCAGGCTCGAAGCGACATTGTTCAAGCTGGCTTTGATCCGCAGGTCATCTATCAGGACACCGGGGCAGATGTTGCTGGCACTGTGCTTGCGCAGTCACCCAAGGCCGGAGCCAAACTGGATCGTGGCTCAGTTGTCACCATCACCGTTGGCAGAATCGGACCAACGCCGACGCCGACAGTGACTGAAGTTCCGCCACCACAGATTGGCTAG
- a CDS encoding penicillin-binding protein 2 has product MNRPIRRVSAVLALLLLALVVNITIIQVFRAADYRDRPGNQRQLLAQYDRERGPILVAADPAARSVETGDTLRYKRVYSNGPLYAPITGFYSLVYGATGLERTENRILNGSSDLLFVDRTKQLFAGRQIQGGAVTTTINSRAQVAAFKGLGSKTGAVVAIEPSTGRILASAQSPSFDPNLLSSHNPAEIRAYYEKLTADPRKPLLNRPLVALNPPGSTFKLVVTAAALASGKYTANSILPGPASYRLPNSTKELQNWQGRACSPSGFLTLERALAVSCNTAFAYLGNQLGDDALRAQAQSMGFDSSFEIPLRAARSTFPEDPDAPQTALSSIGQFEVRATALQMAMVASAIGNKGVLMNPYLVQQIRGPDLSILQTTLPSVFRQAMTPQNAASETAMMVNVVDNGTGSNAQIPGIDVAGKTGTAQTGNARPSVAWFVAFAPANNPQVAVAVMIEEAGTAEISGNGLAAPIAKRVIEAVLLDSKTNLR; this is encoded by the coding sequence ATGAATCGCCCCATCCGCCGCGTAAGCGCGGTGCTGGCACTGCTGTTGCTTGCACTCGTCGTCAACATCACGATCATCCAGGTATTCCGAGCCGCCGATTATCGGGACCGCCCCGGCAATCAACGCCAACTGCTCGCTCAATACGACCGCGAGCGCGGCCCGATCCTGGTGGCTGCTGATCCCGCTGCGCGTTCAGTCGAGACTGGTGACACCCTTCGATACAAGCGCGTCTACTCCAATGGACCGCTGTATGCACCCATCACAGGCTTCTACTCGCTCGTCTATGGTGCGACGGGGCTGGAGCGCACTGAGAACCGAATCCTCAATGGCAGCTCAGACTTGCTCTTTGTCGATCGCACCAAGCAACTGTTCGCCGGCCGCCAGATTCAAGGCGGCGCTGTCACGACGACGATCAACAGTCGAGCGCAGGTGGCCGCCTTCAAGGGTCTGGGCAGCAAGACTGGCGCTGTTGTGGCGATCGAGCCTTCAACTGGTCGGATTCTGGCGTCTGCGCAATCTCCGTCCTTCGATCCGAATCTGTTGTCCTCTCACAATCCCGCTGAGATTCGCGCCTACTACGAGAAGCTCACCGCTGATCCGAGGAAGCCACTGCTGAATCGCCCACTCGTTGCGCTGAATCCGCCTGGTTCAACCTTCAAGCTCGTGGTTACCGCCGCCGCCCTCGCCTCAGGTAAGTACACCGCCAATTCAATTCTGCCCGGACCGGCCTCCTACCGCTTGCCGAACTCCACCAAGGAACTGCAGAACTGGCAGGGCCGCGCATGCAGCCCCAGTGGCTTCCTCACCTTGGAGCGGGCGCTCGCCGTCTCCTGCAACACCGCCTTCGCGTATCTGGGCAACCAACTCGGGGATGATGCCTTGCGCGCCCAAGCGCAGAGCATGGGCTTTGATTCAAGCTTTGAGATACCTCTGCGCGCAGCACGCTCCACTTTCCCTGAGGATCCCGACGCTCCACAGACCGCCTTGAGCTCCATCGGACAGTTCGAAGTTCGCGCAACGGCGTTGCAGATGGCCATGGTTGCCTCAGCCATCGGCAACAAGGGCGTGCTGATGAACCCCTACCTTGTGCAGCAGATCCGAGGTCCTGACCTTTCGATCCTGCAGACGACTCTTCCGTCGGTATTCCGGCAAGCCATGACTCCGCAGAACGCCGCATCAGAGACGGCGATGATGGTCAACGTCGTGGACAACGGAACCGGCTCCAATGCTCAGATCCCTGGCATAGATGTGGCGGGCAAGACCGGGACCGCACAAACCGGAAATGCACGACCGTCTGTCGCATGGTTCGTGGCATTTGCTCCCGCAAACAATCCTCAGGTCGCTGTCGCAGTCATGATCGAGGAAGCCGGAACGGCAGAGATCAGTGGAAACGGTCTCGCAGCGCCAATTGCAAAGAGGGTCATCGAAGCGGTGCTGCTGGATTCAAAGACCAACCTGAGATAG
- a CDS encoding FtsW/RodA/SpoVE family cell cycle protein → MAFLNVPTRQPTRRTTELLLIIGAWALGVIAAVQIGWATGEGMTVPMWITVSIVGVLAIAMHIVVRLRASYADPILLPIATLLTVLGLVMIYRIDVAAAQRAERNDAPAPTPDVYAQLTWFAVAVVLFIATIILLRDHRRLQRFTFTFGLLGLVALVLPLVPVIGNTVNGATLWVRVLGLSFQPAEAAKILLTIFFAGYLVMKRDSLALVRTKIFGIGFPRPKDLGPIMVAWLVSLAVLVFERDLGTSLLFFGLFVFMLYIATQRRSWLILGATLFVFGATAAYFAFGHVRNRVDIWWDPWGDANNTGYQLVQSLYGLASGGMFGSGLGQGYPDFVPFANTDFIIAAIGEELGWTGLVVLLLLYAILVERGIRTAIAVRDSFGQLLAVGLSLTLALQVFVIAGGVTRLIPLTGLTTPFLSYGGSSLVANWVIVALLIRISDRARRPDVYVPGVDEALTQVVRKV, encoded by the coding sequence ATGGCATTTCTGAATGTGCCAACTCGGCAGCCCACACGCCGTACGACTGAGCTTCTGCTGATCATTGGCGCGTGGGCCCTTGGGGTAATTGCCGCAGTTCAGATTGGTTGGGCCACCGGCGAGGGCATGACTGTTCCGATGTGGATCACCGTCAGCATCGTCGGTGTGCTGGCGATCGCCATGCACATCGTGGTGCGCTTGAGGGCAAGCTACGCGGATCCGATACTCCTGCCCATTGCAACCTTGCTGACTGTGCTCGGCCTAGTGATGATCTATCGCATTGACGTTGCTGCAGCACAGCGCGCCGAACGCAACGATGCGCCCGCGCCCACCCCTGATGTTTATGCGCAACTGACGTGGTTCGCAGTAGCGGTAGTGCTCTTCATCGCGACCATCATTTTGCTCAGGGACCACCGCAGGCTCCAGCGCTTCACCTTCACCTTCGGTCTGCTCGGTCTTGTCGCACTCGTGTTACCTCTGGTGCCAGTGATCGGCAACACCGTCAATGGCGCAACACTGTGGGTGCGCGTCCTTGGATTGTCCTTCCAGCCAGCCGAGGCCGCGAAGATCCTGCTGACGATCTTCTTCGCCGGCTACTTGGTCATGAAGCGCGACTCACTGGCCTTGGTGCGCACCAAGATCTTCGGCATCGGCTTTCCCCGACCCAAGGATCTGGGTCCGATCATGGTGGCCTGGCTGGTGTCCCTGGCGGTTCTGGTCTTCGAGCGCGACCTCGGCACTTCCCTTTTGTTCTTTGGACTGTTCGTCTTCATGCTCTACATCGCCACGCAGCGGCGTTCCTGGCTGATCCTCGGTGCGACGCTGTTTGTATTCGGCGCCACGGCCGCGTACTTCGCCTTCGGGCATGTTCGCAATCGTGTGGACATTTGGTGGGATCCGTGGGGCGATGCCAACAACACTGGCTACCAGCTCGTGCAGTCGCTGTACGGACTGGCAAGTGGTGGCATGTTCGGCAGCGGCCTGGGTCAGGGCTACCCCGACTTCGTGCCCTTTGCCAACACTGACTTCATCATCGCTGCCATTGGCGAGGAACTGGGCTGGACCGGGCTTGTCGTGCTACTTCTGCTGTACGCAATTCTCGTTGAGCGCGGCATTCGCACCGCCATTGCTGTGCGCGACTCCTTTGGCCAGTTGCTTGCCGTCGGACTGTCGCTGACCTTGGCCCTGCAGGTGTTCGTCATCGCCGGGGGTGTGACGCGATTGATTCCTCTGACCGGGCTGACGACTCCATTCCTGTCCTACGGCGGATCCTCACTTGTTGCCAACTGGGTCATCGTGGCGTTGTTGATTCGGATTTCGGATCGTGCTCGACGACCTGACGTGTATGTCCCTGGCGTTGACGAGGCCTTGACCCAGGTGGTGCGGAAAGTATGA
- a CDS encoding protein phosphatase 2C domain-containing protein, whose protein sequence is MQLRYAARSDVGLVRPGNEDSGYAGPSLLVIADGMGGHAAGELASATAVAILAELDATPPSDPVTALADAVDRIGNSIVELVRHDTEVEGMGTTVTALYWLGARLAVVHVGDSRAYLLRDGELSQLTHDHTYVQTLVDAGRISEEEAATHPRRSLLMRALDGVNPVEADLSVREARAGDRYLLCSDGLSGVMSNEEIGLLLAEGEPTGCVTRLVDRALEYGAPDNVTVVVADVIDYDLDIADSTILPVVVGAAGELRVRERLPHVEFPLDAEPDPENVAIARARAAAATPENALQVRKREVRRRRSLQWILSIIAILAVVAVSVFAGRSWLQHQWYVSVYGNPGTGTVAVYNGIPGSALGFSLSRVTTDSQVAVGTLPLFDQELVSKGIPAADENDAARITRELAQRAAECQAETPAVGCPGTPN, encoded by the coding sequence ATGCAACTGCGCTACGCGGCTCGATCCGATGTTGGACTAGTACGTCCTGGAAATGAGGACTCCGGCTATGCGGGCCCAAGCCTGCTCGTCATTGCTGACGGTATGGGTGGCCACGCCGCCGGTGAGCTGGCTTCAGCCACCGCCGTAGCGATTCTCGCCGAACTCGACGCGACCCCTCCGTCCGATCCGGTCACCGCATTGGCTGACGCTGTTGATCGCATCGGCAACTCGATCGTCGAGCTCGTGCGGCACGACACTGAGGTTGAGGGCATGGGCACCACTGTCACTGCCTTGTATTGGCTCGGCGCTCGGCTTGCAGTCGTGCACGTAGGCGACTCACGCGCCTATCTCCTGCGCGATGGCGAGCTGAGCCAGCTCACACACGACCACACGTATGTGCAGACACTCGTTGACGCCGGACGCATCTCGGAGGAGGAGGCCGCAACACACCCCCGCCGTTCACTGCTAATGCGGGCACTTGATGGTGTGAATCCGGTTGAGGCTGATCTCTCCGTGCGCGAAGCGCGGGCTGGCGATCGCTATCTGCTGTGCTCGGACGGGCTCTCGGGTGTCATGAGCAACGAGGAAATTGGACTGCTGCTAGCCGAGGGGGAGCCCACCGGTTGTGTCACCCGACTGGTCGACCGCGCGCTGGAGTATGGCGCACCGGACAACGTCACCGTCGTCGTCGCCGATGTCATTGATTACGACCTTGACATTGCTGACTCAACGATTCTTCCTGTCGTTGTCGGCGCAGCCGGTGAATTACGCGTGCGCGAACGCCTTCCCCATGTGGAGTTTCCCCTCGATGCCGAACCAGATCCCGAAAACGTCGCGATCGCCAGAGCACGCGCTGCGGCTGCCACTCCCGAGAACGCCTTGCAGGTGCGAAAGCGCGAGGTGCGACGGCGTCGTTCACTGCAGTGGATACTCAGCATCATCGCGATTCTCGCAGTCGTCGCTGTCAGCGTCTTTGCCGGCCGCAGCTGGTTGCAGCATCAGTGGTACGTCAGCGTGTACGGCAACCCCGGCACCGGAACTGTGGCTGTCTACAACGGGATTCCTGGCTCAGCACTTGGGTTCTCACTGTCTCGAGTCACGACCGACAGCCAAGTCGCAGTTGGCACGCTGCCACTGTTTGATCAGGAATTGGTCAGCAAGGGCATTCCTGCCGCAGACGAGAATGACGCAGCTCGCATCACCAGAGAACTCGCTCAACGCGCGGCTGAATGCCAGGCCGAGACTCCCGCGGTAGGTTGCCCAGGAACTCCGAACTGA
- a CDS encoding FHA domain-containing protein: MSELGLTLARLAFLGLMWLFVLTTVLVLRRDLKQPAEARPIALGRTPRPPRPAKVPKNKAAKVRGSKLIVTDGALSGTVIPLGTADVTIGRAPDSTVVVEDDYASSRHTRVFVIDGVWMVEDLGSTNGTWIDRTRITSATALPVGVPLRVGRTTLQLQK; encoded by the coding sequence GTGTCCGAGCTCGGACTCACCCTCGCAAGGCTTGCCTTTCTGGGACTGATGTGGCTGTTCGTGCTGACCACTGTGTTGGTCCTTCGACGAGATCTCAAGCAACCGGCTGAGGCTCGGCCCATAGCCCTTGGCCGCACCCCACGACCGCCACGCCCTGCCAAGGTTCCCAAGAACAAGGCAGCAAAAGTGCGTGGCTCAAAGTTGATCGTCACTGATGGAGCCCTCAGCGGCACTGTCATCCCACTTGGCACTGCCGATGTGACCATCGGGCGCGCTCCTGATTCAACAGTCGTTGTCGAAGACGACTACGCCTCCAGTCGTCACACTCGCGTCTTCGTCATAGATGGCGTCTGGATGGTTGAGGATCTCGGCTCGACCAACGGCACCTGGATTGATCGCACTCGCATCACAAGCGCCACGGCTCTGCCCGTTGGAGTTCCCTTGCGCGTGGGCCGAACTACCTTGCAATTGCAGAAGTAG
- a CDS encoding DUF3662 and FHA domain-containing protein, translated as MGLLARFEDSLDRMVNGAFARAFKAEVQPVEIASALQRELDDRAAIMDRSRTVVPNVFNIELSGHDYTRLAVFRDALQGELITLVQGYAAEQRYTLLGGVHVTISQDEDLETGIFRVRSEARAEVAAQSGSADLDSTEGAALGGQPRLEVGRTAYPLVRAVTRIGRGADVDIRVDDPGVSRHHCEIVMGTPLRVRDLNSTNGTTVGGQRITELELAEGTAIQVGSTTLVFRSL; from the coding sequence GTGGGGCTGCTTGCTCGGTTTGAGGACTCCCTCGACCGGATGGTCAATGGGGCGTTTGCGCGTGCCTTCAAAGCCGAGGTCCAACCGGTGGAGATCGCATCTGCATTGCAGCGTGAACTCGATGATCGTGCGGCGATCATGGACCGCAGCCGCACTGTCGTCCCAAATGTCTTCAACATCGAACTCTCCGGCCATGACTACACCCGCTTGGCAGTCTTTCGCGATGCTCTGCAAGGAGAGCTCATCACCTTGGTGCAGGGCTACGCCGCTGAACAGCGCTACACCCTGCTAGGCGGGGTTCACGTGACGATCTCCCAAGATGAGGACCTTGAGACGGGCATCTTCCGGGTGCGCAGTGAAGCGCGCGCTGAGGTTGCGGCTCAAAGTGGAAGCGCCGATCTGGACAGCACAGAAGGTGCAGCACTGGGCGGTCAACCTCGCCTGGAAGTCGGAAGAACGGCCTACCCGCTTGTCCGTGCGGTGACTCGCATTGGGCGCGGAGCCGATGTCGACATTCGGGTCGATGATCCTGGCGTTTCCCGGCACCACTGCGAGATCGTGATGGGCACTCCGCTGCGCGTCCGCGATCTCAATTCCACCAATGGCACCACTGTTGGTGGGCAACGCATCACCGAGCTTGAGCTGGCCGAGGGCACCGCTATTCAGGTGGGCTCCACCACCCTCGTGTTCCGGAGCCTGTGA
- a CDS encoding polyketide cyclase yields the protein MSEATRMTVTRVIPASAEVIFSLVTLPSGHVAMDGSGMLISAPDDKPLTAVGDTFIINMDREPLGDVPEMGKYDVLNTVTAIEPNRLLEWSVGTVGRPAFGHFYGISLTPISDSETEVANYVDWAAIPEKYRDRVTFPVVPQHMMEASLARLEQALLSA from the coding sequence GTGTCTGAAGCAACCCGCATGACCGTCACTCGAGTAATCCCGGCGTCAGCGGAGGTCATCTTCTCGCTGGTCACCTTGCCCTCCGGGCATGTAGCGATGGACGGTTCGGGCATGTTGATCTCGGCACCTGATGACAAGCCGCTGACCGCGGTGGGCGACACCTTCATCATCAACATGGACCGCGAGCCACTGGGGGACGTGCCCGAGATGGGCAAATACGACGTGCTCAACACGGTCACTGCCATCGAGCCGAATCGACTTCTGGAGTGGAGCGTGGGCACGGTTGGCCGTCCAGCATTCGGCCATTTCTACGGCATCTCGCTCACACCCATCAGCGATTCCGAGACCGAAGTCGCCAACTATGTCGACTGGGCCGCAATCCCTGAGAAGTACCGCGATCGCGTGACCTTTCCCGTTGTCCCCCAACACATGATGGAAGCCAGTTTGGCGCGATTGGAACAGGCGCTGCTTTCCGCCTGA
- a CDS encoding NlpC/P60 family protein, with protein MRTGRLAAFGALAVVTVLGLSGLPDSVAAPDPSLQQVRAQVRDLQMSAAGAAERASAAQLRLSGISKSLTAMQRRADRELAAYQAAAANVERLARDAYMSGGLDSTLEILMADDPTALLNQAAVVTQLQQKQIAQMRRAKTTGLRVAQTQAQIADQESAARVVRDELARAKAESDARVAQAQAVLDSLEEADRQRLARIAQEERARDIAAARAQQEAQDAQDARDRQDGNDQRPSSVGADTRAEGEFVGGTRGETAVKYALSQVGDRYSFSADPPSSWDCSKLTAAAWGKAGVGLTALSYTQWDQTRRVPVSDIRPGDLVFYFGKGAHHVAIYIGNGKMVSASNPSDGVEIIDFLGPWYRERFSGVGRVM; from the coding sequence ATGCGGACCGGGCGATTGGCGGCTTTTGGCGCGCTCGCGGTGGTCACAGTCCTGGGTCTTTCTGGCTTGCCAGACTCCGTGGCGGCCCCCGATCCCAGCCTGCAGCAGGTCAGAGCGCAGGTTCGAGACCTGCAGATGAGTGCCGCCGGTGCGGCCGAGCGAGCTAGCGCGGCCCAGTTGCGCCTGTCCGGTATTTCCAAGAGCTTGACTGCAATGCAAAGGCGCGCGGATCGTGAGCTTGCCGCCTATCAGGCCGCGGCCGCGAACGTGGAGCGCTTGGCACGCGATGCCTACATGAGCGGCGGCCTGGACTCAACTCTTGAGATCCTGATGGCCGATGATCCGACTGCATTGCTCAACCAGGCTGCCGTTGTCACCCAACTGCAGCAGAAGCAGATCGCCCAGATGCGTCGCGCAAAGACCACAGGCCTGCGTGTTGCACAGACCCAGGCCCAGATCGCGGATCAGGAGAGTGCCGCGAGGGTAGTTCGCGATGAGTTGGCGCGGGCAAAGGCGGAATCGGACGCTCGGGTGGCGCAAGCACAGGCAGTGCTTGACAGCCTGGAGGAAGCCGACCGGCAGCGCCTGGCCCGCATTGCTCAGGAGGAGCGCGCTCGGGATATCGCTGCGGCTCGAGCCCAGCAGGAGGCGCAGGACGCACAGGACGCACGGGATCGGCAGGACGGAAACGACCAGCGACCGTCATCGGTAGGTGCTGACACCCGGGCCGAGGGCGAATTTGTTGGCGGCACTCGGGGTGAGACTGCAGTGAAGTACGCGCTCTCCCAGGTGGGAGATCGGTACTCGTTCAGCGCCGACCCGCCGAGCTCCTGGGACTGCTCGAAGCTGACGGCGGCGGCCTGGGGCAAGGCCGGCGTGGGACTGACCGCCCTCAGCTATACGCAGTGGGACCAGACCAGGCGGGTGCCGGTCAGCGACATTCGTCCAGGAGACCTGGTCTTCTACTTTGGCAAAGGCGCGCATCATGTGGCGATATACATCGGCAACGGGAAGATGGTCAGCGCCTCCAATCCCTCTGATGGAGTGGAGATCATCGACTTCCTTGGACCTTGGTACAGAGAACGCTTCAGCGGTGTGGGACGGGTCATGTAG
- a CDS encoding SDR family NAD(P)-dependent oxidoreductase codes for MKVWFITGTSRGFGFVWTQAALERGDKVVATARDLAPLEPLVAKYGDAILPLRLDVSDKDAVFEAVATGHAHFGQLDVVVNNAGFGHIGYVEELTEAEIRAQFDTNVFGVIWVTQAALPFLRAQGSGHLIQVSSASGLTAAGGMGLYSASKWALEGLSEALAQEVRKFGISVTLIEPGGYDTGFGTAGRRTSQIHPDYVASHEKLAKLFGTAAGSDAHDSIAALFAVVDAEKPPVRLLLGNQAVDIVTGAYQRRLSDWKAWEEVSRSAG; via the coding sequence ATGAAGGTTTGGTTCATCACCGGGACATCACGCGGATTCGGCTTCGTGTGGACTCAGGCGGCACTCGAGAGAGGCGACAAGGTAGTGGCCACCGCTCGGGACCTGGCACCACTGGAGCCGCTGGTGGCCAAGTACGGCGATGCAATTCTGCCCTTGCGACTGGATGTCTCTGACAAGGACGCGGTGTTCGAAGCAGTTGCGACCGGGCACGCGCATTTCGGACAACTCGATGTGGTCGTCAACAACGCCGGCTTCGGTCATATCGGCTATGTCGAGGAGTTGACCGAGGCGGAGATCCGTGCCCAGTTTGACACCAATGTCTTTGGCGTCATCTGGGTCACTCAGGCGGCGCTGCCGTTCCTGCGCGCTCAGGGATCGGGCCATCTCATCCAGGTCAGCAGCGCCAGTGGGCTGACGGCAGCCGGCGGCATGGGGCTGTACAGCGCATCGAAATGGGCCCTTGAAGGTCTGTCTGAAGCCCTCGCCCAGGAGGTGCGCAAGTTCGGCATCAGCGTGACGTTGATCGAACCGGGCGGATACGACACTGGTTTTGGCACTGCCGGTCGTCGTACTTCACAGATTCATCCCGACTACGTGGCTTCGCATGAAAAACTCGCCAAGCTGTTCGGCACCGCGGCCGGATCAGATGCCCATGACAGCATCGCTGCACTCTTTGCCGTTGTCGACGCCGAGAAGCCGCCAGTGCGATTGCTGCTTGGCAATCAGGCAGTCGACATCGTGACCGGCGCATACCAGCGTCGACTCAGTGACTGGAAGGCTTGGGAAGAAGTCTCCCGATCTGCTGGCTGA
- a CDS encoding 4'-phosphopantetheinyl transferase superfamily protein: protein MATYVCVVEPFARVHVTVVDELKAYPEEMLKDRGNKWLTASELSAWESMQAKQTRRMEWLFGRIALKEAVIAWMLEMHQLKVDAKELIITRTEAGAPQATWADGRHIELPVVSLAHAPGVMVAAVSGAESVGVDVERSSRQAPAVARVLTETEAALVADEQMTLLTAVVAKEAASKAVGLGLGGDLRRWPIVSASPTAHFVSCVDDPELLLKVDFLNVPGLVLGVCVVI from the coding sequence ATGGCAACCTACGTGTGCGTAGTTGAGCCATTTGCCAGAGTGCATGTCACGGTCGTAGACGAGCTCAAGGCCTACCCCGAGGAGATGCTGAAGGACCGAGGCAACAAATGGCTGACGGCCTCGGAATTGTCCGCCTGGGAGTCGATGCAGGCCAAGCAGACCCGCCGGATGGAGTGGCTGTTCGGCCGCATCGCCTTGAAAGAGGCGGTGATCGCCTGGATGCTGGAGATGCATCAGCTGAAGGTCGATGCCAAGGAGCTGATCATCACCCGTACCGAGGCTGGAGCGCCTCAAGCTACGTGGGCAGACGGACGCCACATCGAGTTGCCCGTGGTGTCCCTCGCGCATGCGCCCGGAGTCATGGTGGCCGCAGTTTCGGGCGCCGAATCTGTCGGCGTGGACGTTGAGCGCTCCAGTCGGCAGGCTCCTGCAGTAGCCCGCGTGCTGACCGAAACGGAGGCTGCGCTCGTCGCTGATGAGCAGATGACCCTGCTCACGGCTGTTGTTGCCAAGGAGGCTGCATCAAAGGCCGTTGGCCTTGGCCTTGGCGGCGATCTGCGCAGATGGCCCATTGTTTCAGCCAGTCCAACGGCGCACTTTGTCAGTTGCGTGGACGATCCGGAGCTGTTGCTGAAAGTGGATTTTCTGAATGTGCCTGGCCTGGTGCTTGGCGTCTGCGTCGTCATCTAG